The genomic window gatgaaatgtattcatttttaaaatgagaataaaataaaaatgtgaaaaaaatcgaataaatgatcaaattaagcggaacaccggatttgagtacttctgatcaagagataaagtgataagtggtagctttagctacacttatctgatcaagtgaaaaagtgataagtgctatacttatctgatcaagtgagaaagtgataagtgttagccttagctacacttatctgatcaagtgagaaagtgataagtggtagccttagctacacttatctgatcaagtgacaaagtgataagtggtagttttaactacacttatctgatcaagtaacaaagtgataagtgatagctttagctacacttatctgatcaagtgacaaagtgataagtggtagcctagctacacttatctgattagggacaagtgataagtgatcatacgtaagaccatagttatattatggcaaagtgaaagtgaagtactcaattttccgtaactgttccctaatttgattaaggatggtaagtgacaaatggacccaaaagaattaaagtaaatggataagtggtagtgtatttatatcaggacgatgttgttattcaagctaaagtgatattttcattgcaaaattgagaattttataaatgtgttattgaatggtataatcaataaacattgagttaaatggtaaatacgtattagtgttgaacttgatgtcattaaattgtacgtgaattaaatggaaattgctagtgatatgatctaaatcgtgagcatgagaaattgcgaattgaaggaaatggaaatgaagcattgaattgcatgagtatgtatcgggtctcgtaagacctaattattatgattataacattttgaggatatattgtgaaaagttataggagcatgttaattattttgaaagttttaatttagatgaaattttataactcggttaactACGTTTACAAGtgcatgtgttttggtaatgcctcgtaccctattccggtattgaatacgggtaaggggtgttacaccttggTTGGAAGTTCCCCATTGGTTTCCTCCCCATTTAAGATTAGGATGATCACATAACCCTGGGTTATAGGTATTTGAATACGGGTCATCCATACAGTTTACCTCAACATAATTCTCCTTTTGTTTATTCCCCTAAATAGTGTTTTCATTCTCGTCACCTACATGGACTCCCACAAAACGGTGTTGGTCAGGAATATGAGGTCTATTCGAGCTAAATCCGAGGTGGTTAAGCCTCTCAAAGATTTTTTGATACTTATCTTCACCGCTGATTGTATTCATAGTCGGTAGTTTAGCTCTATACGTGAACTAATTAGTCAGCCACATATAAGAATTCATTTCTCTATCTTCGATGAGTTGGCAACCCTTAGCATATGTCTTAGACATGAATGCCCCCGCAGATGTCTCATCTAAACTAGACCTTAAATTTCCATCCAAACCATTATAAAAGGTTTTTAACTACAACCAATCCTATAGGCCAAGATAAATGCACTTACGTAACATTATTTTAAAGCGGTCCCACGCCTCATAAAGTGATTCCCCCTCTAACTGCCAGAAGTTGGTGATGTCCATCCTCAGCTTCATCGTCTTGCTTGATGGGAAATAATTTGTAAGAAATCGGTTGACGAGTTCCTCCCACTTTGTGATGGAATCTACCCATTACAAATCTAACTACATAAAAGCGTCATCACATAATGAAAAAGGGACAAGCCAAATATGAGTAGCGTCATCAAGTACCCCCATTATCTAGAGGTATCATATAGAGTTAAGAAGCACTTAAAATGTTGGTTAGGGTATTCATTCATCGAACCCTAAAATTGTAGATTACTCTGGACTATCTGGATCATCATTGGCTTAATCTCGAAATTATTGGCGTTGATCATTGGCCTATTGATATTGCCTTGCATAACATCTAAGTTAGGCATAGCATAGTTTATTAGTATATAGTGTGCCATTTGTCTTAGTCTAAATGAAGGACTGGGTTCCTCTACTTGTTGAACTTGCAACGATGGTTCCTCAAAAAGTGGGTTTTGTCTTAGTGGATCAACGTGTGATGGGTTCTTCTTAGGAAATAACCCCCTTCTCGCATTATGTAACGTTCTTTCGGCTCGGGATCAAATAGAATCAACTCGTTTCTGCTCCAATTCATACACTGAATGATAAAAACACAAGAAACTCAATCAAATTAAACACGTAAACAAACTAAAAGTttaacaaaggaaaataaaacaatgCATAAAAACTAAAGCTTCATATCTATAATTTTAGAGTTTACTAATTATCTCACTACAAAGCATGCAAATTATCACCAAATAATTCAACTACCAAACACAAAATCTCTCTATCAACGAGGCCAATAACTTGACCGCATGTgcagaaaataaacaaataaaacaatttaaaagcaGTTTGTAACTACAAGTATACAATGTCacattgtaatatagttttttatTACAACAAAATACGAAAGTATTCCGATGATCAAACCCAAGGGATTTTCAATTGGTAAAAATGTTCgtcaaattaatcaaaaattaagTAATTGCAAATCTAATCGATGCAGGAATTATTAATGCATCCAAATAAAAGGGATATTTAAGGTAATTctgaattaagaaataaaataaactaatctaATTTTCTTCCCTATTACTTTGAACAATGCAAATGATAAGATGATGGTCAATTGATTAGTCAATTTCTAATTAAGCTAATAACTTATCCCGATTAAATCACTCTCTACTTTTAATTAGGAATCTCCTTTCAATCTCATCCTAATTCGAAATTACCAACTAAGCTCTCCTTTCGGTCTCACTGCCTGGTACAATTGTATCGAACTATCTAATGATAAACTCTCCTTACGGTCTCGTTTATCTAAATATTCCGCTAGAGACATCAATTCTAACATATTAAGAATTTCGATATAAAAGAACAACCAATCAATCAACATAGCTATCAACCTAATTTAACAATAAACTTAATCAATCAACCAACAAACAATTTAAGCACATGATTaaacttaaaaacaaaataatcatTTCATCAACCACTTGGTAGgcacaagaaaataaaaagggtaaCTATTTAGAAAATGCTCAATCAATAATATGAATCCGATGAAGCACACGCTTTTAATCCATCTTCATTTGCAAAAATCTTCAAtagaagagaagaaataaaaaatatatatatatatatactctaaaataaaataaaatattctaaaaataagaagaaaagagaaattgtCTAATGGCTAAAAATCTAACATAATTTTCTACTCTCCCTAAAAAACCCTATAAAGTGCTATTTATAATCTTTTATAACTTAACCTAAAAAAGACAAGAATGcccttatttaaaatttaatttgaggcTTGTTCAACAGCGAAATGTTCTTCAACAATTTTCCTCATCAAGCTTCAATGTTGCTACACCAAGAACCTAATGTCGTGACATCATCAGTTCACTTGTAGTGTTTTGTTGTTGAAATTCAAGTTCTCAAAATGACAGATAGCTTCGGTGTCGCGACACCAAAGATCTGGTGTCACGACTTGGGGCACAGTGGCAAGATCTCTTTATGGTTTTGCTTAGGTCACCTCCTGCATAAAGCTCAAATTGATTGTTAAACTTCCAAAGGCATAGTTTTGTCATTTAGGTTAAAACACAcactaaaaatgcataaaattaaattctaaaataaaaatctaataaatactaaaaaaatataaaataaagtcatAAAATGCTTAAACACAAGctcattaaatataaaaaaatgacttaatttgttAGATCAAATTATAACAGATCATATTCCTTTATCCATTAGCTTTTAAGATGACGTGTTAATCTGACAGGTAGAAAATACAGGAGAGTATATGATGTGTAGCAGATATAAATATCTATTGACAAGCTCTATGATGCCTAATCCTAATATGACTAATAGGGAATTATACAAAGATTGTGGAAGCTCAAGGTGCCctctaaaataaaattacaaattggAGACTATTACACAACTTTGCTCCTACACgttgtttaaggactaaattgaaaaaaaatcagaaTAATTGTTGAATTCATGCTCTAAATAATGCATTCACCCAAATAAAAATTAAGGATACGGCCCAACTCAACTAACCCgaaatcaagaaagaagaagacgTTGAAGgccattaaaaaaagaaaaagaaaagcccAAGAAAGGTTTAAAATGGATTTGTTGAGAACAGTTGCAGGATCAGAAATAATGGAGCAGGAGGTGAAGGGCAAAGGAAGCGAAGAGCGATGGACAGGAGCCATAGCAAATCTCACCGAGATGGCTTCAAATCTCGATTCTCTTCAGAAATTACTTCTCAAAAAAGCTGTTTTCGTCGACGAAGATACCTTCGCCAAGGCCTCTCTTACCTCCGAACAAGCCCGAACCATCAAGGTTTTTCTTTTTGGTCTTAATTATTGAATTTGTGATCTgtgtttttattgttttgatcTGAACATCATTAATTaggttataataattttttgatcTAATCAATTGAAACCTGCTCTAGCGAGTTTAGGTCCTTGAACAAAGGGTGGAGACGCTTGAAAGAGAGGTAGATGCTGCAATCACAGCAGCGGCGAGTGCTCGTTCCGAGAAGCGACAGGCTGAGGCTGCGCAAAAGGCCGCCGAATTGCGTGCTCAAGAGGTTACAAAGGAGCTCGAGAACACCACAAGTACCTAAATCTCATCTCTTGTTTCTTCCCCCCCTCCCAATTTTAGGGTaatgattatatatgttcatattGGATTTACCTTTTTTGATTGCAGAAGTATTTGAACTTCATATGGAAGAGTTGCGAGCAAAGCAAGAAGAGATCTCTAAGCGTGATAAGGAAATTAAACTACTTGAAGCAATAATTCAAACACTTGGCGGTAAAGATTCTCGCTCTTCCAACCTTGAAtgaggaaaaaagaaatttaaggaAACAATAAAACTTAGTTTTCTCATCATACTACGtatcaatttttctttttagtgTAATGTAATCAGTTTATACAAATCTTTTACTGCCATCGTAACGAAAGTTTGCTTTGTATTTTCACAagggattttttttccttttttggggggggggggaggagGCTCTaccatgaaaatgaaaatgaaaatggctTTACTTGACCATACTGTGAATCAGGATTCAACATTTGTTAACACCAAATAGCTAACACAACCATCTCGATGCCGCACCCGCTTACGAAACTTGTTTGTATTTATGTCTCAAACATTTTGAATCGATTAAACCATCACTTATGCTTGCTTTACTTATCACCAATGTTATTAATTTGTTGCTTTACGATGACTAAGCCATTAAGGGTGAATTTgaatgggcggtgcgtttacttgcggtcagtgtaaaaacagcggtggcggtgagattagatattgtagcaatactgtagcgtgagacaaaaagtatgCTAAACGCACTGTACCGCACCCAATCACCATCCAAACCCACCTAAGTCATTAGCAGTGTGATGGTAAGCTAATTATATCATTGATTCAGatcaaaatttgggaaaattagGCTGTAGATCACactattatgtttaatttttatttttgtcactTAACTGTAAAAAGTTTAATATAACCGCCATGTTTTCAATTATCTTTTTTATCTATTTTCGCCAAGTCAATAATTGAAAGGTAATGTGGCCTTTTAtaaattgacataataacaaatttagtctttCAAGTGTTAATTGTATTAGATATCCCTAAGTTATGACTCTCATTTTAATTTGGTCTCTCAactgtaaaatattttaattacatcctTAAATTATAGATGTTATATCAatcaagttattttattattaaaatcgttAATTTAGTTGTTAAGTAATATGTCAAATTTTATTtggcataatttaaaataaaaattttatagaaaaataaaaccttgtcatgtaatttttaaaagcaaaaactaaaaacaaattaaaagctcACAGTCAAgattttacaaaatatatatttttttaattttcattttaaattatgctagATGAGATATGACATTTAATTTAACGGTTAAATTAACgattctaataattaaaagactTTATTGATATAATCTCAATAATTTAGagatgaaattaaaatgttttaaattttaaggttaatttaaaatgaaaatcatATTAATAAACTCTTTCAAAATTTGCATATTGTGTTGACTTCATGTTGATTCTAAAAAAAAGTgctatataaaaatgaaaattctttTAAACCAATTAATATTCTACAACGTGGTGGATCTTGACACCCAATTTTGGAGTCAAATAAAGGATcacttaaagactaaatttatatatttttatttaagatattttattattgattattaatgtaaatactaataaaaattaaaaattacaaaatcataaaatttattaactcataataaacaaaacaaaatagatGAATAATAGTATTACTTTAAATTGTGAGCGAtgctgagaaaaataaaattgtcaaGGATTGGATTTGAAGCTTCTcagcaattttttaaaaaacttttgcaGTAAATATCAGCCatattaactaatttacatatcaaaaaatttgaaataaattacatcaacaatcactcaactttgatCACAATGATAAAATAGAGAGAGAATCGGAGTAGGGAAGGGATGGTGGGGAAAAGGGAGAGTGACAAGAGAGCAGTGATAGGGGGAGAGCGGGATGAAAAATGACAACTCCGTTAAGTTTGTAACAAAAAATGACAACTTCGTTATATCTGTGACAAAAAATGATTAGTGtgattgatttattatttttttaaagttgagtgactgttttaTTATTGAGATCAAAGTTGAGTAATAACTTATCTAAAAATTTATTGCGAGTGAAAAAGGAAAGCGGCATTATACAAATTGGTAGCTAAACCAAAGCGTTAACATTTTCACGAGGCCGGATCCTTTCTCGCTGACAATAAAACAAAGAGCGAAAACTATGAAGCcggattttcatataaaaaagtGTTTTAAGCAAGTCCCTTTCTAATCCATTACAGCAACAATATTGTTTTaatctgactttaaaaattatgTTGAAAGATACACTCCTACAAAAACCACCTAAACTTCTCCAAATCAACCCTCAGTCCAATCCATATCATTTTCCTGTTCAATGTTACCAGCAGTCCATAGCTTTATAGTTCGATCATGAGAGACTGTCACAATATATCGCCCATCTGCCATGCAAAACACCAAATCAATGCTCAGTTTTCTTATATAGGATTAGTTGTATTGCTATTTGCTTGGTATTTGATAGTCAATAAGGGAGGATAGAAAATGAAAACATGCAAAGATGTTAACGCAAATGGTTATACAAAAAATAAAGATGACCACTAAATTTTCCATCGAATGAAGCTAAGAAATCATCCAGGTTAAAGGCAAAATAAGAAACTTGATGACCCTAACCCCCCTTTCCACCCTTGAAAGTGGTTAggggagaaaaaagaaaagagaactcAATGAAGGGTCTGGGGCTTTTATTGCTTAAGCTTGATATCACCCATAGAAACAAAGGGAA from Gossypium hirsutum isolate 1008001.06 chromosome D12, Gossypium_hirsutum_v2.1, whole genome shotgun sequence includes these protein-coding regions:
- the LOC107929141 gene encoding uncharacterized protein, which produces MRHFFQLVHSNGYQKAKTPWKGFFKLLLHIFITIAGSEIMEQEVKGKGSEERWTGAIANLTEMASNLDSLQKLLLKKAVFVDEDTFAKASLTSEQARTIKVLEQRVETLEREVDAAITAAASARSEKRQAEAAQKAAELRAQEVTKELENTTKVFELHMEELRAKQEEISKRDKEIKLLEAIIQTLGGKDSRSSNLE